In Crateriforma spongiae, the following are encoded in one genomic region:
- a CDS encoding FkbM family methyltransferase produces the protein MTGATGNIYCGLYEFADMAFLLHFLRPEDFFLDIGANVGVYTVLASAHVGASSMCFEPVPDTLKQLRDNISTNGIEQLVEVAPYALGESNGSVAFSNEELDTVNHIVYDQSENVNALMIEIRTLDGLELAQQPDLIKMDVEGFESAVIAGGGVTLKGDRLAAILVELNGSGERYGFSDTDTHKKLLDIGFHPCSYDPFERSLTRLENRSGSVNTLYVRDFNRVSERLSSASPVHLPFCTV, from the coding sequence ATGACCGGTGCCACAGGCAATATATATTGCGGGCTCTATGAGTTTGCAGACATGGCATTCCTATTGCATTTTTTGAGACCTGAAGATTTCTTCCTAGACATCGGGGCAAATGTCGGTGTGTACACTGTGCTGGCATCTGCACACGTCGGCGCAAGTTCGATGTGCTTCGAACCAGTTCCGGACACCCTAAAGCAGTTGCGCGACAATATTTCTACGAATGGAATCGAGCAACTCGTCGAGGTTGCTCCATATGCATTAGGCGAGTCCAATGGAAGCGTGGCATTCTCGAATGAAGAGCTCGACACCGTAAATCATATCGTCTATGATCAATCCGAGAATGTGAATGCCTTGATGATTGAAATCCGAACGCTGGATGGCCTGGAATTGGCCCAGCAGCCAGATCTTATCAAAATGGATGTTGAGGGCTTTGAATCTGCAGTGATAGCGGGTGGTGGAGTCACGTTAAAAGGCGACCGCTTGGCTGCGATACTTGTGGAGTTAAACGGAAGCGGCGAACGTTATGGTTTTTCAGACACCGACACTCACAAAAAGCTTTTGGATATCGGATTTCATCCGTGCTCATACGATCCATTTGAGCGCAGCTTGACGCGGCTTGAGAATCGCTCTGGATCAGTGAACACGCTTTATGTACGCGACTTCAATCGCGTTTCAGAGCGTCTATCCTCCGCTAGCCCAGTGCATCTACCATTTTGCACGGTGTGA
- a CDS encoding glycosyltransferase family 4 protein, whose protein sequence is MATKSRPCLVTSQFDRQLGGAANTIGKFRNALNAAVLSYGGEEDSDFPADFRVPIPKGIMGRAFGMPRACDRHLPTESFNLVSSHLLYRYHCEAAYQIHRKQKAPLWIVPHGGLDPYVFSYRRAQKASWLKYVASRYFRSASRVIFATRAEKNKALNYVAVDKTAVINWPVSPIELSDAQIRRKAFRRSLGISDSSHAMLYLGRVSPMKRPKETIAAFAAAKRNQEADLIIVGNESGITLSDLHASIPLSVKDHVHIVGPLWGRDRDNAFLGCDSYITLSFRENFGHTVAEALSAELPIVSAPGIDLLGELPANPFGIYLKSDDFDEAVAGIEAMLDMAYRDRKQIGSDASAWVRTHLTAERFRSQLLDIYRQDISSPESATYLGQRSAAEGTSI, encoded by the coding sequence ATGGCAACTAAGTCTCGCCCCTGTCTTGTCACGTCACAATTCGATAGACAGCTTGGCGGTGCGGCGAACACAATTGGCAAATTTCGGAATGCACTGAATGCCGCGGTGCTGTCCTATGGGGGGGAAGAGGACTCAGATTTCCCCGCCGACTTTCGTGTTCCCATCCCAAAGGGGATTATGGGAAGAGCTTTCGGAATGCCTCGAGCATGTGACAGGCACTTGCCAACGGAAAGTTTCAACCTGGTTTCGAGCCACCTCCTTTATCGATATCACTGTGAAGCTGCCTACCAGATCCATCGAAAGCAAAAGGCGCCGTTGTGGATCGTCCCTCACGGCGGTCTCGATCCATATGTATTCTCATACCGACGAGCACAAAAAGCGTCATGGCTGAAATATGTTGCTTCTCGATACTTTCGATCTGCCAGCCGCGTTATCTTTGCAACCCGTGCGGAAAAGAACAAAGCGCTGAACTATGTTGCAGTTGATAAGACGGCGGTAATCAACTGGCCTGTTAGCCCAATCGAACTGTCTGATGCACAAATCCGACGGAAGGCATTCCGACGATCCCTGGGGATATCAGATTCTTCGCATGCCATGCTTTATTTGGGGCGAGTTTCACCAATGAAGCGGCCAAAAGAGACCATAGCTGCATTCGCGGCAGCCAAGAGGAACCAAGAAGCTGATCTTATTATCGTTGGCAACGAATCGGGCATTACACTTTCTGATTTACATGCTTCGATACCTCTTTCTGTGAAAGATCACGTGCACATCGTAGGCCCACTATGGGGCCGTGACCGGGACAACGCTTTTCTTGGTTGCGATTCGTACATTACACTTTCGTTTCGCGAAAATTTCGGACATACCGTCGCCGAGGCGCTTTCCGCTGAATTGCCGATTGTTTCTGCGCCAGGTATCGACCTGCTTGGTGAGTTGCCGGCGAATCCGTTTGGTATTTATCTGAAATCAGATGATTTTGACGAAGCGGTTGCGGGGATTGAGGCAATGCTCGACATGGCCTACCGAGATCGCAAGCAGATCGGATCTGACGCGTCTGCTTGGGTCCGAACACATCTGACAGCTGAACGCTTTCGATCCCAACTATTGGACATTTATCGTCAAGACATATCATCCCCAGAATCAGCAACCTACCTTGGGCAGCGATCCGCGGCCGAGGGGACGTCTATATGA
- a CDS encoding glycosyltransferase has product MDQPDFPVLTIATISFNQAEFLEQTIVSALEAIPDGKTVDYIVLDGGSTDGSVDIIRRYSDRLYHWDSKPDGGPAAALKEAVEKSRAPWFYYLNADDLVSRKGFRLAFDRISRDVNTDVYYANGYTLNEATGKVCRRVSDTWHLSSYARGTCSIIQQSTFIRRSSLIESGNFNPENRSCWDGEAIFEIARNGGRFCRLPFPVGVFRIHENSITGSQQIVDRYISDRRKIARRIDQTYLHPSGHSILAYLATRLKQPRDAIRRLNASIADLIKPVHLQEILNDGN; this is encoded by the coding sequence ATGGATCAACCTGACTTTCCTGTACTCACGATCGCAACGATTTCATTCAACCAGGCTGAATTCCTCGAGCAGACCATTGTTTCTGCACTGGAAGCAATTCCAGATGGTAAGACCGTTGACTATATCGTTTTGGACGGCGGGTCCACCGATGGGTCCGTCGATATAATCCGTCGCTATAGTGATCGATTATATCACTGGGACTCTAAGCCCGACGGCGGGCCGGCAGCGGCGCTGAAGGAAGCTGTCGAAAAGTCTCGAGCTCCTTGGTTCTACTACTTGAACGCCGATGATCTCGTTTCAAGGAAAGGATTCCGTTTGGCCTTTGATCGAATTTCCAGAGACGTCAATACCGACGTGTACTATGCCAACGGATACACGTTGAACGAAGCCACTGGTAAAGTCTGTCGCCGCGTCAGCGACACGTGGCATCTATCTAGCTATGCCCGTGGCACGTGCTCGATTATTCAACAATCAACGTTTATTCGCCGAAGTTCACTAATTGAATCCGGCAACTTCAATCCTGAAAATCGCTCTTGCTGGGACGGGGAAGCAATCTTTGAAATTGCGAGAAACGGCGGCCGATTTTGCCGACTCCCATTTCCCGTTGGAGTATTCCGCATCCACGAAAACTCCATCACCGGATCGCAGCAAATAGTCGATCGCTACATTAGCGATCGCCGGAAGATTGCTAGACGCATTGACCAAACCTACCTTCACCCAAGTGGCCATTCAATTTTGGCATACCTAGCTACAAGGCTCAAGCAGCCGCGTGATGCTATTCGTCGGCTTAACGCCTCCATTGCGGATCTCATCAAACCCGTTCATTTGCAAGAGATCCTAAACGATGGCAACTAA
- a CDS encoding glycosyltransferase family 4 protein, with product MGTPTISMIDNPYTHSLRQRVLCRVARRHLLKTFSHAWVCGRSHYMLMRKAGFSDQRIIPGLYCASAKTFSPNFDQGIDGEKRILYAGRLLDWKGVEDLVVAFMRIPESERNGWKLRIAGTGPLAERIDRKASQESSVKVLGFLSPEQLAKEMKNADAFCLPSWHEHWGVVVHEAALSGLPLILSTGVEAASEFLIDGYNGYSFEPRDTQDLETAIRKLMSTDDLSDFKRHSRELGDRHRVEHWCQRLLSVIQSAHRGD from the coding sequence ATGGGAACACCGACCATCTCAATGATCGACAACCCGTACACTCACTCGCTACGCCAGCGAGTGCTTTGTCGCGTTGCCAGACGCCATTTACTGAAGACTTTTTCGCATGCCTGGGTTTGCGGTCGCTCCCACTATATGTTGATGAGGAAGGCTGGGTTTTCAGATCAACGAATCATACCAGGACTTTATTGCGCATCAGCGAAAACGTTTTCCCCCAACTTTGATCAAGGCATCGACGGAGAGAAGAGAATTCTCTACGCAGGACGCCTTTTGGATTGGAAGGGCGTGGAGGACCTCGTCGTAGCGTTCATGAGAATTCCTGAATCCGAGAGAAACGGGTGGAAGCTGAGGATCGCAGGGACCGGTCCACTAGCGGAGCGCATTGATCGAAAAGCTTCGCAAGAATCTAGCGTCAAAGTGCTCGGATTTCTGTCGCCCGAACAACTGGCGAAGGAGATGAAGAATGCAGACGCCTTTTGCCTTCCGAGCTGGCATGAGCACTGGGGAGTGGTTGTCCATGAGGCAGCCCTCTCGGGACTTCCGCTGATTCTTTCCACTGGCGTTGAGGCCGCATCTGAATTTCTGATCGATGGGTATAACGGCTACTCATTTGAGCCAAGGGACACGCAAGACCTAGAAACTGCAATACGAAAACTTATGTCGACTGACGACCTCTCAGATTTTAAGCGCCACAGCAGAGAGCTAGGTGACCGGCATCGAGTCGAACACTGGTGCCAGCGTCTTCTATCCGTGATCCAATCAGCACACCGTGGGGATTGA